A single region of the Demequina sp. genome encodes:
- a CDS encoding nucleoside/nucleotide kinase family protein: MPRRVLIGISGGPGTGKSTFAARTVTELAAKGVTSVVVPMDGFHLPDAVLSERGLLASKGSPATFDRAGFEALLERLRDPALATFAPAYSRELHEVIPDAIEVGPEVQIVLVEGNYLGLWASTAALLDEVWKLEVPWEVARERLIARRIATGREPREAQEWVDRVDSLNFMLVRDSFATRVITDLV, from the coding sequence GTGCCGCGTCGCGTGCTCATCGGCATCAGCGGCGGTCCCGGCACGGGCAAGTCGACCTTCGCCGCGCGCACCGTCACTGAGCTCGCCGCAAAGGGTGTCACGTCCGTTGTGGTGCCCATGGACGGCTTTCACCTGCCCGACGCTGTCTTGAGTGAGCGGGGGCTGCTGGCTTCGAAGGGGTCGCCAGCGACGTTCGATCGGGCCGGGTTCGAGGCCTTGCTTGAGCGCCTTCGCGACCCGGCGCTCGCGACCTTTGCGCCCGCGTACTCGCGCGAGCTCCACGAGGTGATTCCGGACGCGATCGAGGTGGGCCCCGAGGTGCAGATAGTGCTGGTTGAGGGCAACTACCTGGGGCTTTGGGCGTCCACGGCGGCGCTTCTCGACGAGGTGTGGAAGCTCGAGGTGCCGTGGGAGGTGGCCCGCGAGCGGCTCATCGCGCGCCGGATCGCAACGGGCCGCGAGCCTCGAGAGGCGCAGGAGTGGGTGGACCGCGTCGACTCTCTCAATTTCATGCTCGTGCGGGACTCGTTCGCCACGCGGGTGATCACGGACTTGGTATAG
- a CDS encoding PfkB family carbohydrate kinase, whose protein sequence is MSGPARVVFAGLCTWDVVHLVTRLPSPDEKVAALDFFTAAGGPATNAAVACAHLGSRPTLVTALPSHPVTSLIADDLAGCGVELAIAAGYEGPPISASIMVTASTGERAIVSPTSAATDLLLEGGHALDTHNTLCVLVDGYFPSISLPIAREAREHGIPVVLDAGSSRPYTDEFLQSVDVVAASAVFRPPGTDGSPESVFAYLRARGVMWAAITRGGDSILYMCPGGSGEITVPPVKGVVDTLGAGDFFHGALAHRIATLGLDGDRFPADLAFAASVVAESITSFGTRGWLS, encoded by the coding sequence ATGTCCGGTCCCGCCCGTGTTGTGTTCGCGGGACTGTGCACGTGGGACGTGGTTCACCTGGTGACGCGCCTGCCTTCACCGGACGAGAAGGTGGCCGCCCTCGACTTCTTCACAGCGGCGGGAGGCCCGGCCACGAACGCTGCGGTTGCGTGTGCTCACCTTGGCAGCCGGCCGACGCTGGTGACGGCTCTCCCCTCGCATCCCGTGACCTCGCTCATCGCCGACGACCTGGCCGGGTGCGGCGTCGAGCTCGCCATCGCGGCGGGTTACGAGGGGCCGCCGATCTCGGCGTCGATCATGGTGACGGCGTCAACGGGCGAGCGCGCGATCGTGTCGCCGACGTCGGCTGCGACCGACCTGCTCCTCGAGGGCGGACACGCTCTCGATACTCATAACACATTATGTGTGCTGGTAGATGGCTACTTCCCCTCCATCTCCCTGCCCATCGCGCGCGAAGCGAGGGAGCACGGCATCCCCGTGGTCCTCGATGCGGGCAGCTCGCGGCCGTACACCGACGAGTTCCTGCAAAGCGTCGACGTTGTGGCCGCGTCCGCCGTGTTCCGTCCCCCCGGCACCGACGGCAGCCCCGAGTCCGTGTTCGCCTACTTGCGCGCCCGCGGCGTCATGTGGGCCGCGATCACGCGCGGCGGCGACTCGATCCTGTACATGTGTCCGGGCGGTTCCGGCGAGATCACGGTGCCGCCGGTCAAGGGCGTGGTCGACACCCTGGGTGCGGGCGATTTCTTCCACGGGGCTCTCGCGCACCGGATCGCAACGCTCGGCTTGGACGGCGATCGCTTCCCGGCAGACCTGGCGTTCGCCGCGAGCGTGGTCGCCGAGTCGATCACGAGCTTCGGCACCAGAGGATGGCTCAGTTAG
- the murA gene encoding UDP-N-acetylglucosamine 1-carboxyvinyltransferase, with protein sequence MTDSIRVTGGAPLSGEIRVRGAKNFVSKAMVAALLGSSPSTLRNVPDIRDVSVVSSLLRLHGADVDYDVETGVLTIDPSALTKADAVSIAEHAGSSRIPILLCGPLLHRLGEAVIPDLGGCRIGDRPIDFHLEILQKFGAVVAEHPDGLHLSAPNGLHGIKYSLAYPSVGATEQLLLTAVMAEGITRLENAAVEPEIKDLIDTLQKMGAIISVDTDRSVTIEGVGRMHGYDHVSLTDRIEVGSWASAALATGGDIMILGAQQRHMGTFLNVFRKVGGEFDVVPQGIRFYHPGGQLRPIALQTDVHPGFMTDWQQPLVVALTQAKGLSIVHETVYEKRFGFTDALNAMGAQVQLFRECLGDKECRFGQLNFKHSAVISGPTPLTAAEITVPDLRGGFSHLIAALAATGTSTVHGIGIIDRGYEDFRGKLAALGATVE encoded by the coding sequence ATGACCGACTCCATTCGCGTGACGGGTGGGGCGCCGCTCAGCGGAGAGATCCGCGTTCGTGGTGCCAAGAACTTCGTCAGCAAGGCAATGGTGGCGGCGCTACTGGGATCCTCGCCCTCGACCCTTCGCAATGTTCCAGACATTCGCGACGTCAGCGTGGTGTCGTCCCTGTTGCGCCTGCACGGCGCCGACGTCGACTACGACGTCGAGACCGGCGTGCTCACCATCGACCCAAGCGCCCTCACCAAGGCTGACGCAGTCAGCATCGCCGAACACGCGGGCTCATCGCGCATCCCGATCCTGCTGTGTGGGCCACTGCTGCACCGGTTGGGCGAGGCCGTCATTCCAGACCTTGGGGGCTGCCGCATCGGCGACCGGCCCATCGACTTCCACCTCGAGATCCTGCAGAAGTTCGGCGCCGTGGTCGCCGAGCACCCAGACGGTCTGCACCTCAGCGCCCCCAACGGACTGCACGGCATCAAGTACTCGCTCGCGTACCCCTCGGTGGGCGCCACCGAGCAGCTGCTGCTCACCGCGGTCATGGCCGAGGGCATCACGCGCCTCGAGAACGCGGCCGTGGAGCCCGAGATCAAGGACCTCATCGACACCCTCCAGAAGATGGGCGCGATCATCTCGGTGGATACGGACCGCTCCGTGACCATCGAAGGCGTCGGCCGGATGCACGGATACGACCACGTGTCGCTGACAGATCGCATCGAGGTGGGGTCGTGGGCGTCCGCGGCGCTCGCCACGGGGGGCGACATCATGATCCTCGGCGCCCAGCAGCGCCACATGGGGACCTTCCTCAACGTATTCCGCAAGGTCGGCGGCGAGTTCGACGTGGTGCCGCAGGGCATTCGCTTCTACCACCCCGGCGGCCAGCTGCGACCGATCGCGCTGCAGACCGACGTGCACCCCGGATTCATGACGGACTGGCAGCAGCCGCTCGTCGTGGCGCTCACCCAGGCGAAGGGCCTGTCCATCGTCCACGAGACCGTCTACGAGAAGCGCTTTGGGTTCACCGACGCCCTGAACGCCATGGGCGCGCAGGTTCAGCTGTTCCGCGAGTGCCTCGGCGACAAGGAGTGCCGCTTTGGGCAGCTCAACTTCAAGCACAGCGCCGTGATATCCGGGCCGACGCCGTTGACGGCGGCGGAGATCACCGTCCCCGACCTGCGTGGCGGCTTCTCCCATCTCATCGCCGCGCTCGCCGCCACAGGCACCTCGACGGTGCACGGAATCGGCATCATCGACCGTGGCTATGAGGACTTCCGGGGCAAGCTGGCGGCGCTGGGCGCCACGGTCGAGTAG
- a CDS encoding 1-acyl-sn-glycerol-3-phosphate acyltransferase, translating to MPTRPNWAFRTVVNLVRPLATFLLKRDWSGAENLPTDRGFIAVSNHVSYVDPLTFGHFLYNNGHPPRFLAKKELFELPVIGRVLKSGDQIPVYRGTSQAKDSLNYARVVLDRGDMIAMFPEGTLTRDPELWPMVARTGAARLALESGAAVIPVAQWGAHLLLPPYSKKPDLFPRKPMIVRAGPAIDLDDLRGKPLDTDLLRLATDRIMATLTAMVAEMRGEPAPQHPYDMRANPSPQSSEGEQ from the coding sequence ATGCCCACACGTCCCAACTGGGCCTTCCGCACTGTGGTCAATCTGGTGCGACCGCTCGCGACGTTCCTCCTCAAGCGTGACTGGTCCGGAGCAGAGAACCTGCCGACGGACAGAGGGTTCATCGCGGTCTCGAATCACGTGAGCTACGTGGATCCGCTGACGTTCGGTCATTTCCTCTACAACAACGGCCACCCGCCCCGCTTCTTGGCGAAGAAGGAGCTCTTCGAACTGCCGGTGATCGGCCGCGTGCTCAAGTCAGGCGACCAGATCCCCGTCTACCGAGGAACCTCGCAGGCGAAGGACTCGCTCAACTACGCCCGCGTGGTGCTTGACCGCGGAGACATGATCGCGATGTTCCCCGAAGGCACGCTCACTCGCGACCCGGAGCTGTGGCCCATGGTCGCGCGCACGGGTGCGGCAAGGCTTGCGCTTGAGAGCGGCGCGGCGGTCATCCCGGTGGCGCAATGGGGGGCGCACCTGCTGCTCCCGCCGTACTCCAAGAAGCCAGACCTCTTTCCCCGCAAGCCCATGATCGTGCGCGCCGGGCCGGCTATCGACCTCGACGATCTGAGAGGCAAACCTCTCGACACTGACTTGCTGCGCCTCGCGACCGACCGGATCATGGCTACCCTGACTGCCATGGTGGCGGAAATGCGCGGCGAGCCTGCGCCCCAGCACCCGTACGACATGCGCGCGAACCCCAGCCCTCAGTCGAGCGAGGGGGAGCAGTGA
- a CDS encoding NAD(P)-dependent glycerol-3-phosphate dehydrogenase encodes MTRATVIGAGAWGTTFASVLTDAGTSTTLWGRDPQSLAEISAHGRNTRALPDLQLASGIATTMDAEEALAEADIVAVAVPAQRARSIMAPLAKLIPSDAVVVSLMKGVEAGTHSLMSEVLKEVLGVGNERTAVVSGPNLAREIAARQPTATVVASTELEAAERVAAATASGYFRPYTNTDVVGVELCGAYKNVIAVGVGVSDGLGFGNNTTATVITRGLAEISRLGLALNARPETFSGLAGMGDLIATCASPLSRNHMLGKRIGQGATLDEALASGSGTAEGVTSARSIQELAASLGVDVPICDAVVTMLAGAVAPQEVLGLLLSRPRKAEVG; translated from the coding sequence GTGACCCGCGCGACCGTCATCGGCGCCGGGGCTTGGGGAACGACGTTCGCCTCGGTGCTCACCGACGCCGGCACAAGCACGACGCTGTGGGGACGTGACCCGCAGTCCCTCGCCGAGATCTCCGCTCACGGCCGCAACACGCGAGCGCTCCCAGACCTCCAACTGGCCTCCGGCATCGCCACCACGATGGACGCCGAGGAGGCGCTCGCGGAGGCGGACATTGTCGCCGTCGCCGTTCCGGCGCAACGGGCGCGGAGCATCATGGCGCCTCTCGCGAAGCTCATTCCCAGCGATGCCGTCGTCGTCTCGCTCATGAAGGGCGTGGAGGCGGGAACGCACTCGCTCATGTCTGAGGTTCTCAAGGAGGTCCTCGGCGTGGGCAACGAGCGCACGGCGGTGGTCTCGGGGCCGAACCTCGCTCGCGAGATCGCCGCCCGCCAGCCGACCGCAACCGTCGTGGCCTCGACCGAACTCGAAGCCGCCGAGCGGGTCGCCGCCGCAACAGCGTCGGGCTATTTCCGGCCGTACACGAACACCGACGTCGTTGGCGTGGAACTGTGCGGCGCCTACAAGAACGTGATTGCCGTGGGCGTTGGGGTCTCCGACGGCCTCGGCTTCGGTAACAACACCACAGCAACCGTCATCACCCGCGGGCTCGCGGAGATCTCGCGCCTGGGCTTGGCGCTCAACGCGCGCCCGGAGACTTTCAGCGGCCTCGCCGGCATGGGCGACCTCATCGCGACCTGCGCGTCGCCGCTCAGCCGCAACCACATGCTCGGCAAGCGGATCGGTCAGGGGGCGACGCTGGACGAGGCCCTCGCATCCGGTTCCGGCACGGCGGAGGGCGTGACGTCCGCGAGGTCGATTCAGGAGCTCGCGGCGAGCCTTGGCGTGGACGTGCCGATCTGCGACGCCGTGGTCACGATGCTTGCCGGGGCCGTGGCACCGCAGGAGGTGCTTGGCCTGCTCCTCAGCCGCCCTCGCAAGGCCGAGGTGGGCTAG
- a CDS encoding D-alanine--D-alanine ligase — translation MAARPVVAVVFGGRSSEHGVSCVTAGGVLAAIDRSAWDVVAIGITREGRWTLASADPAQWRIVDGQLPTVADAPHTVLPPSQAGTGEWRVLGDDGAVRSLGPIDVVFPVLHGPFGEDGTVQGALELVDVRYVGSGVLASAVGMDKQFMRAAFVDAGLPVTDAVVLLPGQDAAPRMAEIEALGLPVFVKPARAGSSMGISRVDDLAQLDAAIAAALKHDPKVLVERGVVGREIETAVLGTPDGPRTSLPGEIVTGGEHSFYDFDAKYLDEAHVQLICPADLSEDVIARVRAMAEAAFTAVGAESLARVDVFVGEDGTVTVNEINTMPGFTPTSMYPRMWAATGVEYPELVSALLETALSRPLGLR, via the coding sequence GTGGCGGCCCGCCCCGTGGTCGCCGTTGTCTTTGGCGGCCGCTCGTCCGAGCATGGGGTCTCGTGTGTCACGGCCGGGGGAGTGCTCGCTGCGATTGACCGTTCTGCCTGGGACGTTGTCGCGATCGGCATCACTCGCGAGGGCCGTTGGACGCTTGCTTCCGCCGATCCTGCGCAATGGCGCATCGTCGACGGTCAGCTGCCGACGGTAGCCGACGCCCCGCACACCGTGCTGCCGCCATCGCAGGCAGGCACCGGCGAGTGGCGCGTGTTGGGCGACGACGGCGCGGTCCGCTCGCTCGGTCCCATTGACGTGGTGTTTCCCGTGCTCCACGGCCCCTTTGGTGAGGACGGCACGGTCCAGGGCGCGCTTGAGCTCGTCGACGTGCGCTACGTAGGGTCCGGGGTGCTGGCGTCCGCGGTTGGCATGGACAAGCAGTTCATGCGCGCGGCGTTCGTCGACGCCGGCTTGCCGGTGACCGACGCTGTGGTGCTGCTTCCCGGTCAGGATGCGGCCCCACGCATGGCCGAGATCGAGGCGCTCGGGCTTCCCGTGTTCGTCAAGCCCGCGCGTGCGGGCTCGTCGATGGGGATCTCGCGGGTCGATGACCTCGCCCAGTTGGACGCCGCCATCGCGGCGGCGCTCAAGCATGACCCCAAGGTGCTCGTGGAGCGCGGCGTCGTTGGCCGCGAGATCGAGACTGCGGTGCTCGGCACACCCGATGGCCCGCGCACGTCTTTGCCTGGGGAGATCGTCACGGGCGGGGAGCACTCGTTCTACGACTTTGATGCGAAGTACCTCGACGAGGCGCACGTGCAGCTCATCTGTCCCGCCGACCTGTCCGAAGACGTCATCGCCCGCGTTCGCGCGATGGCCGAGGCCGCATTCACCGCCGTGGGTGCGGAGTCGCTCGCGCGGGTGGATGTGTTCGTTGGCGAGGACGGCACGGTCACCGTCAACGAGATCAACACGATGCCGGGGTTCACGCCCACGTCGATGTATCCGCGCATGTGGGCCGCCACGGGCGTTGAGTACCCGGAGCTCGTCTCCGCCCTCCTCGAGACGGCTCTCAGCCGCCCGCTCGGATTGCGGTAG
- a CDS encoding DUF222 domain-containing protein: protein MTAEAIAYPLEGSGDAALVELWRHVDELNALRPASQLSGQRALDAATVIAKVRHAADALLAPYAARLEELSDSEGFARYKGSPNAAALLSKHTGLSTTEAGKLIGLGQALADAGARASDGPVLSVVPDVEQPNAGDPAGDELAFGEPSLTSLSFPAPAVPTPPHTQPQMSPLAAAIRAGWLGTEKAVLIRRNLEDMTVNRAQAEALMVESARQLSIVALRRLCLETFAELDPEGYADRERRQHEKRFFKVYDEVDGTVNFFGSLPPALAAPVKAWFDAELQTALNTQRDDDPRSQRKVGQIMADTLVAMALHVSGCELATTRPQSTFVIRASKTSLESGAGFASCDGVEAPITIGRVLAMAADVQFAALLQGKGGVPLALGRTRRLASGGQRLAVAERDRGCAKCSAARSRANFHHIITWDDGGPTDERNLVMLCVSCHTIIHEEGWGVVIEDNQVWFIPPASVDLRRRRQPGSSVRPAA from the coding sequence ATGACCGCGGAAGCCATCGCCTACCCCCTCGAGGGTTCGGGCGACGCCGCGCTCGTGGAGCTGTGGCGGCACGTCGATGAGCTGAATGCGCTGCGCCCAGCCAGCCAGCTTTCCGGGCAGCGCGCGCTCGACGCCGCCACGGTGATCGCGAAGGTGCGGCACGCGGCGGATGCCTTGCTCGCGCCGTACGCGGCGCGCCTCGAGGAGCTCTCGGATTCGGAGGGTTTCGCTCGATACAAGGGCAGCCCGAACGCGGCGGCGCTGTTATCCAAGCACACGGGGCTGTCCACGACGGAGGCGGGCAAACTTATCGGGCTTGGGCAGGCACTGGCCGACGCTGGGGCGAGGGCCTCTGACGGCCCCGTCTTGTCTGTGGTTCCGGATGTCGAGCAACCGAATGCCGGCGACCCGGCCGGCGACGAACTTGCTTTCGGCGAGCCGTCGCTCACTTCCCTCTCCTTCCCCGCGCCCGCGGTGCCGACGCCACCGCACACCCAGCCCCAGATGTCGCCGCTCGCCGCCGCGATCCGGGCTGGCTGGTTGGGCACTGAGAAGGCGGTCCTGATCCGCCGCAACCTCGAGGACATGACCGTCAACCGCGCGCAGGCAGAGGCGTTGATGGTCGAGAGCGCCCGACAACTGTCAATCGTGGCGCTGAGGCGGCTGTGCCTCGAGACGTTCGCGGAGCTCGACCCCGAGGGCTACGCGGATCGAGAGCGTCGGCAGCACGAGAAGCGATTCTTCAAGGTCTACGACGAGGTCGACGGGACGGTCAACTTCTTTGGGTCACTGCCGCCGGCGCTGGCGGCGCCCGTGAAGGCGTGGTTCGACGCGGAGCTCCAGACTGCGCTCAACACCCAACGCGACGACGATCCACGCTCGCAGCGCAAGGTGGGCCAGATCATGGCGGACACATTGGTCGCGATGGCACTGCACGTGAGCGGCTGCGAACTCGCGACCACTCGGCCGCAGAGCACATTCGTGATCCGCGCCTCAAAGACGTCACTTGAGTCAGGCGCGGGCTTCGCCTCGTGCGATGGCGTCGAGGCGCCCATCACCATCGGCCGGGTGCTCGCGATGGCCGCGGACGTGCAGTTCGCTGCCCTGCTTCAGGGCAAGGGAGGCGTCCCGCTCGCCCTGGGGCGCACCAGGCGGCTCGCAAGCGGAGGGCAGCGCCTCGCCGTCGCCGAACGCGACAGAGGGTGCGCAAAGTGCTCCGCGGCTCGCTCCAGGGCAAACTTCCACCACATCATTACCTGGGACGATGGCGGTCCGACCGATGAGCGGAACCTGGTGATGCTGTGCGTGAGCTGTCACACCATCATTCACGAGGAGGGCTGGGGTGTGGTCATCGAGGACAACCAGGTGTGGTTCATCCCGCCTGCCTCAGTGGACCTGCGCCGGCGACGACAACCCGGCAGCTCCGTACGCCCCGCCGCCTAG
- a CDS encoding DUF3515 domain-containing protein, translating to MRLLGVVAISGASVALLAGCSQPLIVDPAPYAADPDCARVMLAMPSSLGGLDVRGTSSQATAAYGAEYPIVVRCGVEPPGPTTDQCVAVTATGASQDWLVVEDGDQWRATSFGRSPAVEVLIPTARAQDAVADLLAEVSGPASLAPSNGLECK from the coding sequence GTGCGGCTTCTTGGCGTGGTGGCGATTTCAGGCGCCAGTGTGGCGCTACTGGCCGGGTGCTCGCAGCCGCTCATTGTGGACCCAGCGCCCTATGCCGCGGACCCGGACTGCGCGCGCGTGATGCTCGCGATGCCCTCTTCTCTTGGCGGACTGGACGTGCGCGGCACGTCCTCGCAGGCGACCGCCGCGTACGGCGCCGAGTACCCAATCGTGGTGCGATGCGGCGTGGAGCCGCCCGGGCCGACCACGGATCAGTGCGTTGCCGTGACTGCCACGGGGGCATCACAGGACTGGCTGGTTGTCGAGGACGGCGACCAGTGGCGGGCGACGTCCTTTGGGCGCTCGCCAGCCGTTGAGGTGCTGATCCCTACCGCGCGAGCGCAGGACGCCGTCGCCGATCTGTTGGCGGAGGTCTCGGGGCCGGCGTCTTTGGCGCCGAGCAATGGGCTTGAGTGTAAGTAG
- a CDS encoding MATE family efflux transporter, which yields MTTGVRTWPHRRAFSIAWPAILSNLSVPLVGLIDTAMLGHFSDETNLAAAALGSTVLGAVFWLLSFLRTGTTSLVGRALGASRPDAALTHAQRSAILAAGLGVGILLVQWAIVPPLMRLLTPDAAMADLASSFTSIRLASAPAVLLTLVIAGWFIGAGDTRRPLAVVVTIGGLNVVLDLLLVAGMHLGAEGAAVATVISEWAGFALAVTLWWRAQTEATRASARLWRGKGLRTGWRAVLGLNRDIFLRTAVLYTVLTFMTAYGAHVSTTVVAANAILMQLMLLASYGQDGYAHAAESLAAREIGARDVPAFHRAVGAAAAPAVAIGAVFTLLYAVAGSAFVAVLTSLPDVTAATQAVIPWLAALPLLSSAAYLFDGVFLGSGKVRWMLVTMAASALVFFLVWWLGASVDGDNERNINLWRAFLVFNVCRGLFLGLAYVRVTRARAWLVRSAA from the coding sequence ATGACCACCGGCGTGCGCACCTGGCCGCACCGCCGCGCGTTCTCGATCGCGTGGCCCGCGATCCTCTCCAACCTCTCGGTGCCGCTCGTCGGCCTCATCGACACGGCGATGCTCGGCCACTTCTCCGACGAGACCAACCTCGCCGCCGCCGCCCTCGGCTCCACGGTCCTGGGCGCCGTCTTCTGGCTCCTATCCTTCTTGCGAACGGGCACAACGAGCCTGGTAGGACGGGCTTTGGGCGCCAGCAGGCCCGACGCCGCCCTCACCCACGCGCAACGCTCCGCCATCCTCGCGGCCGGTTTGGGCGTCGGGATTCTGCTGGTTCAGTGGGCGATAGTGCCTCCCCTCATGCGCCTCCTGACGCCCGACGCCGCGATGGCCGATCTCGCCTCCTCCTTCACCTCGATTCGGCTTGCGAGCGCGCCCGCGGTGCTCCTCACCTTGGTAATCGCGGGCTGGTTCATCGGCGCGGGGGACACGCGGCGGCCGCTCGCGGTGGTGGTGACGATCGGCGGGCTCAACGTCGTCCTCGACCTGCTGCTCGTCGCCGGCATGCACCTGGGCGCCGAGGGTGCCGCCGTGGCCACCGTCATCTCCGAGTGGGCGGGCTTCGCCCTGGCCGTGACGCTGTGGTGGCGCGCTCAGACCGAGGCGACCAGAGCGTCGGCCCGGCTGTGGAGAGGGAAGGGGCTGCGCACGGGGTGGCGGGCCGTGCTGGGGCTCAACCGCGATATCTTCCTGCGCACCGCTGTGCTCTACACGGTGCTCACGTTCATGACCGCGTACGGGGCGCACGTATCAACGACCGTGGTGGCTGCGAACGCGATACTGATGCAGCTGATGCTGCTCGCGTCCTATGGGCAGGACGGATATGCGCACGCCGCCGAGTCGCTCGCTGCGCGCGAGATCGGCGCGCGCGATGTGCCGGCCTTCCATCGCGCGGTGGGCGCCGCGGCCGCGCCCGCGGTGGCGATCGGGGCGGTTTTCACGCTGCTATATGCGGTGGCGGGCTCGGCGTTTGTGGCCGTCCTGACCTCGCTGCCCGACGTCACCGCCGCCACGCAGGCGGTGATCCCGTGGCTCGCGGCGCTGCCGTTGCTGAGCTCTGCGGCGTACCTGTTCGACGGGGTGTTCCTGGGATCTGGCAAGGTGCGGTGGATGCTCGTCACGATGGCCGCGTCTGCGCTGGTGTTCTTCCTGGTCTGGTGGCTGGGCGCGTCCGTGGACGGCGACAACGAGCGCAACATCAACCTGTGGCGCGCGTTCCTCGTGTTCAATGTGTGCCGCGGGCTGTTCCTCGGGCTCGCGTATGTGCGCGTGACGCGGGCGCGCGCGTGGCTGGTGCGTAGCGCCGCCTAG
- the thiL gene encoding thiamine-phosphate kinase — MTTIGELGEDALIAAFAPRLPTTDAEILGPGDDAAVLSVDGHLVVSSDVLVENRHFRLEWSTGEDIGWRAAVQNLADIDAMGAVPTALQVTLAAPPDTPVAWVLAFADGLRLACEPHGVGVVGGDLSASNEIHIGVTAIGETHGMDPVTRADAVPGDVVAVSAPLGAAAAGYALLDAGITEGEAVQLFLRPRPFIGAGLEAALRGASAMMDISDGLLRDASRIARASDAALEIASGLVPVHLAAVAAGKQLNRDPKQWALTGERTTTSSRRSQPPAPCLPAGRSSATFASAAASPWMAWRQQNWAGTTSPANSRLYAHERRK, encoded by the coding sequence GTGACCACGATCGGCGAGCTTGGCGAGGACGCGCTCATCGCGGCCTTCGCTCCCCGCCTGCCAACCACTGACGCGGAGATCCTCGGCCCCGGCGACGACGCCGCGGTCCTTTCAGTAGACGGGCACCTGGTGGTCAGTTCGGATGTCCTCGTCGAGAACCGCCACTTCCGCCTCGAGTGGTCGACCGGCGAAGACATCGGTTGGCGCGCGGCCGTGCAGAATCTCGCGGACATCGACGCGATGGGCGCCGTGCCAACGGCCCTGCAGGTGACACTCGCTGCGCCCCCGGACACGCCGGTCGCTTGGGTCCTCGCCTTCGCGGATGGGCTGCGGCTAGCGTGCGAGCCCCACGGCGTCGGCGTGGTCGGCGGCGATCTCAGTGCCTCAAACGAGATCCACATCGGCGTCACCGCCATCGGAGAGACCCACGGCATGGATCCGGTCACGAGGGCCGACGCTGTGCCCGGGGATGTCGTGGCAGTTTCAGCCCCGCTCGGCGCGGCAGCGGCGGGTTACGCGCTCCTCGACGCAGGCATCACCGAGGGCGAGGCGGTTCAGCTCTTTCTCAGGCCAAGGCCTTTCATAGGCGCCGGGCTCGAGGCAGCCCTGCGTGGCGCCAGCGCGATGATGGACATCAGCGACGGCCTCTTGCGCGACGCAAGCCGCATCGCCCGTGCCTCTGACGCCGCCCTGGAAATAGCGTCGGGCCTGGTACCGGTGCACCTGGCTGCGGTGGCCGCGGGCAAGCAGTTGAACCGCGACCCCAAGCAATGGGCGCTCACCGGGGAGAGGACCACCACATCCTCGCGACGTTCCCAACCGCCGGCGCCGTGCCTACCGGCTGGACGATCATCGGCGACGTTCGCGTCGGCAGCGGCGTCACCGTGGATGGCGTGGCGCCAACAGAACTGGGCTGGGACCACTTCGCCGGCTAACTCGCGCCTGTACGCACATGAGCGTCGAAAGTGA
- the rpmB gene encoding 50S ribosomal protein L28, which yields MAANCDVCGKGPSFGNSISHSHRRTSRRWNPNIQRVRAIVNGSPKRVNVCTSCLKAGKVQRAVSA from the coding sequence GTGGCTGCCAACTGCGACGTGTGCGGCAAGGGTCCGTCCTTCGGTAACTCGATCTCGCACTCCCACCGCCGCACCTCGCGTCGCTGGAACCCGAACATCCAGCGCGTGCGCGCGATCGTCAACGGGAGCCCCAAGCGCGTCAACGTGTGCACGTCGTGCCTCAAGGCCGGCAAGGTGCAGCGCGCCGTCTCCGCGTAA